The following coding sequences are from one Nicotiana tomentosiformis chromosome 3, ASM39032v3, whole genome shotgun sequence window:
- the LOC104118510 gene encoding uncharacterized protein codes for MQMRDLSREHNPKPKGTLPSDTIANPKGNGSGPTSHCMAITTRSGKVLQGENEQIVGVDDLEQEVEAQVEVPIVIEVEKLPKGVKVQEENHEKVKMKEAPKALAKILRPSPPFPQRLARRVDDRKFEKFYDILKQLSVNIPFVEAFQEMPGFSKYLKDLITKKRTTKNEVVNVTHRVSSIIATTTVEKKEDPRAFTIPCTIGLQDLSRALCDNGAIINLMPLAIYKQAGLSMPRPTSMRLQMADRSIKRPVGIIDDVLVKVGKFLLPADFVILDCAIDKEIPIILGRPFLATGRAFMDSKRNEIKFRVNDEEVTFQASKGMKLPHTYEGISVIDVVDEVEDASEMRMEEECLGETLATILVNFDGENMEGYMESMNALERRGSYTYAPKKISLDLENRATPPSKPSIIEPPQLELKPLLPHLRYKFLGSNDTLPVIVSSLLNEVQVDHLLNVLREHQQAIGWTIADIRGIPVGICEHKIQLEQGSKPSVEHQRRLNPSMQEVVKKEIIKWLDAGVVYPIADSSWVSPVQCVPKKGGMTVIQNEKNELIPTRTVTGWRVCMDFRKLNSDTCKDHFPMPFIDQMLDRLAGRSFYCFLDGYSGYNQINIALEDQEKTTFTCPYGTFAFSRMPFGYATLRLPSNGA; via the coding sequence ATGCAAATGAGAGATTTGTCAAGAGAGCATAATCCAAAGCCGAAGGGCACACTCCCAAGTGACACAATTGCAAACCCTAAAGGAAATGGGAGTGGTCCAACTTCTCATTGCATGGCAATCACCACGCGAAGCGGGAAGGTACTTCAAGGAGAAAACGAACAAATTGTTGGAGTAGATGATCTTGAGCAAGAGGTTGAAGCACAAGTTGAAGTGCCGATTGTTATTGAAGTTGAAAAGCTCCCAAAAGGAGTAAAAGTCCAAGAAGAAAATCATGAAAAGGTAAAGATGAAAGAGGCACCAAAAGCTCTAGCAAAAATTCTTAGACCTTCCCCTCCGTTCCCTCAAAGACTTGCTAGGAGGGTTGATGATAGGAAATTCGAGAAATTTTATGACATTCTCAAGCAATTGTCGGTGAACATACCATTTGTGGAAGCTTTTCAAGAGATGCCGGGTTTTTCTAAATACTTAAAGGACTTGATAACCAAGAAAAGAACCACCAAGAATGAAGTAGTGAATGTTACTCACCGGGTTAGCTCCATTATTGCAACAACCACCGTTGAAAAGAAAGAAGACCCGAGAGCATTCACCATTCCATGCACTATTGGCTTGCAAGATCTTTCAAGGGCTCTTTGTGACAATGGGGCTATCATTAACTTGATGCCTCTTGCCATTTACAAGCAAGCGGGGTTAAGCATGCCGAGACCTACAagcatgagattacaaatggccgatcgttcAATCAAAAGACCAGTGGGAATTATTGATGATGTCCTAGTGAAAGTGGGAAAGTTCCTCCTTCCGGCCGATTTTGTGATCCTTGACTGTGCCATTGACAAAGAAATCCCTATCATCTTGGGGAGGCCATTCCTTGCTACCGGAAGAGCATTTATGGATTCGAAACGAAATGAAATCAAGTTTCGAGTTAATGATGAAGAGGTCACCTTCCAAGCAAGTAAGGGTATGAAGTTGCCACATACATATGAAGGCATATCAGTCATTGATGTTGTTGATGAGGTAGAGGACGCAAGTGAAATGAGGATGGAAGAAGAATGCCTAGGTGAGACTTTGGCGACAATATTGGTAAATTTCGATGGTGAAAACATGGAGGGGTACATGGAATCGATGAATGCATTAGAAAGACGTGGGTCTTACACTTACGCACCAAAGAAGATTTCTCTTGACTTAGAGAATAGAGCCACTCCCCCATCAAAGCCTTCAATTATTGAGCCACCACAACTTGAACTCAAGCCACTTCTACCAcacttaaggtataaatttcttggcTCTAATGATACTTTACCGGTAATCGTTTCTTCCTTATTGAATGAGGTGCAGGTAGATCATTTATTAAATGTTCTACGGGAACATCAACAAGCCATTGGGTGGACAATAGCGGACATCCGAGGGATTCCCGTCGGAATCTGTGAGCACAAAATACAATTAGAGCAAGGAAGCAAACCTAGTGTGGAGCACCAAAGAAGATTAAACCCTTCCATGCaggaggtggtgaagaaggaaatcatcaagtggttagatgccgggGTAGTCTATCCCATTGCCGATAGTTCTTGGGTGAGCCCGgtgcaatgtgtgccaaagaaaggaggcatgaccgttatccaaaatgagaaaaacgaGCTCATCCCAACAAGGACTGTGACCGGAtggagagtttgcatggactTCCGGAAGCTCAACAGTGACACTTGCAAAGACCATTTCCCTAtgccttttattgatcaaatgcttgatcggctagcgggaaggtcattttattgctttttggatggatacTCCGGCTATAACCAAATCAACATTGCATTGGAAGATCAGGAGAAGACAACATTCACATGCCCATATGGGACTTTTGCTTTTAGCCGGATGCCATTTGGCTATGCAACGCTCCGGCTACCTTCCAACGGTGCATGA